Proteins from a genomic interval of Staphylococcus debuckii:
- the pepT gene encoding peptidase T, whose protein sequence is MKQELIDRLKRYAEIDTQSDPDSETTPSTEKQWDLLNLLKQELEELGLQTDIDDNGYLFATLESNIADEVPTVGFLAHVDTSHDFNASNVKPQIIENYDGKSIQLGDTDRELNQDVFPAMKSVEGHTLMITDGTSLLGADDKAGVAEIMTALTYLVEHPEVKHGRIRVAFTPDEEIGRGPHKFDVDRFNADFAYTMDGSQYGELQFESFNAAEANITCHGVNVHPGSAKDVMVNAIKLGERFDSLLPEDEVPEKTEGYEGFFHLMNFNGSTEKAQLKYIIRDHDRERFEARKACLLEIRDQINADYHNNPVEVDMFDQYHNMAEKINEVPEVIEVPKRVFKKLGIEPNTEPIRGGTDGSQLSFMGLPTPNIFTGCDNFHGPFEYASIDVMERAVEVILGIAEEIAQPTTK, encoded by the coding sequence GTGAAACAAGAATTAATCGATAGACTCAAACGTTATGCTGAGATTGATACTCAATCTGACCCAGATTCAGAAACTACACCATCTACTGAAAAGCAATGGGATTTATTGAATCTGCTGAAACAAGAATTGGAAGAATTAGGTCTGCAAACTGATATAGATGATAATGGTTATTTATTTGCCACATTAGAAAGCAATATTGCTGATGAAGTACCGACAGTTGGCTTCTTAGCACATGTGGACACTTCTCATGATTTCAATGCTTCAAACGTGAAACCGCAAATCATTGAAAACTACGATGGGAAATCGATTCAACTCGGCGATACTGACCGTGAATTAAATCAAGATGTCTTCCCTGCTATGAAATCAGTAGAAGGTCATACTTTGATGATTACAGACGGCACTTCTTTATTAGGCGCTGATGATAAAGCGGGTGTTGCCGAAATCATGACCGCATTGACTTACTTAGTCGAACATCCTGAGGTCAAACATGGTCGTATCCGTGTTGCCTTTACACCTGATGAAGAAATCGGTCGCGGTCCTCATAAATTTGATGTAGATCGCTTTAATGCGGATTTTGCTTATACTATGGACGGCAGCCAATATGGCGAATTGCAATTCGAAAGCTTTAACGCTGCTGAAGCCAATATTACTTGTCATGGAGTAAACGTGCATCCAGGTTCTGCAAAGGATGTAATGGTCAATGCAATCAAATTAGGTGAGCGTTTCGACAGCTTGCTGCCAGAAGACGAAGTACCGGAAAAAACTGAAGGTTACGAAGGTTTCTTCCACTTAATGAACTTTAACGGCAGTACAGAAAAAGCCCAGTTGAAGTATATTATTCGTGATCATGACCGCGAACGTTTTGAAGCACGCAAAGCATGCTTATTAGAAATCCGCGATCAAATCAATGCAGATTATCATAATAACCCTGTTGAGGTTGATATGTTCGATCAATACCATAATATGGCTGAAAAAATAAATGAAGTACCTGAAGTGATTGAAGTTCCTAAACGTGTCTTCAAAAAACTTGGAATCGAACCAAATACTGAACCTATTCGAGGCGGTACAGACGGTTCTCAACTCTCATTTATGGGCTTGCCAACACCTAATATC